The DNA segment CTCGGCGCGGCCCGCAGATGTTCATACGCCTCCAGCGTGACTTTAGAGGGGTGCCAGACGGCTCGGTGCAATGCCACCCGCTTGGCCTTGAGGTCGGGATCGTCCGTGACGGATGAAAAGGAAAAACCGTTCGGCAGCGTTGGTGTGGGCACGCCCTGCACGACAGGCCGATACACAAAGCAACACATGCGTTCACCCGTTCGTGAAAAGTCAGCTCGTTCCAAGGCCCGCGTCAACGCCTCGTCGCCTGCATCGGCCGCAACGGTCAGTGACTTTTGCGTGTTGGCTGCAGCTTTTGCCTGCGCGAAGGCCAGCATCTCGTCGAGCACCGCTGAAGGAGTGTGCGGAGCCGCCTGAAGGGTGGCCCATTCAGGCGGCTTGTTGAACACAAATCCCAGCAGCTTGCCCGCATCGTCGTGAAACAACTCGATGCCTTCCTGCGGATCGAACACGGTGTTCTGGCGGATCCACCACGTCAAGTCGCCGGGGTGGAGGTAGCCTGCTTGCGAGTTGGCGACGTTGACCCTCGACAGGAAGTCCAAGAGGACTCGAAAGTCCGCG comes from the Deinococcus yavapaiensis KR-236 genome and includes:
- a CDS encoding GNAT family N-acetyltransferase, whose protein sequence is MSHRPYRDDADFRVLLDFLSRVNVANSQAGYLHPGDLTWWIRQNTVFDPQEGIELFHDDAGKLLGFVFNKPPEWATLQAAPHTPSAVLDEMLAFAQAKAAANTQKSLTVAADAGDEALTRALERADFSRTGERMCCFVYRPVVQGVPTPTLPNGFSFSSVTDDPDLKAKRVALHRAVWHPSKVTLEAYEHLRAAPSYRADLDMVLVAPDGALAAYALGWYDPQTRNGIQEPVGTHPDFRKRGLGQLVVQEVTRRLIVLGAEKISIYTFERLAAAMALYKSVGYTLSGYVEDWQRNERVEVVQKDGRNAQ